A DNA window from uncultured Methanoregula sp. contains the following coding sequences:
- a CDS encoding tRNA(Ile)(2)-agmatinylcytidine synthase, giving the protein MLIGIDDTDSPAGMCTTYLGAVLARRLIRDHMRVREARLVRLNPNVTFKTRGNAAIMLDVDGDPDRAFVLACDLVEELADQSCENTNPGVVVVTQKCDPAFYRKAVTDFCSIEEAVALLERSGARYRGWKNRRGLIGATAAVASDLADRTSEILVYRQPERFGTPREVDRASLFAAEEATFPHTWDTVDVTNDVVVCVPHTPDPVLFGIRGESPQWVMTARQMIISEKPALEQIWVTNQGTDAHLLKAAIGELREGLSYRINGIVSDTPKTGTGGHVSFTIRDGDHSVRCMAYEPTKNFRQIVRQLIPGDAVIACGSFKKESINLEKLLLVSPARAKTIRPPLCTACNKRMTSDGKGKGYKCKRCSARAAEPEIVEISRTLKAGWYEVPPTARRHLAKPLCRGMPE; this is encoded by the coding sequence ATGCTGATCGGGATTGATGACACGGACTCGCCAGCGGGTATGTGCACTACCTACCTCGGGGCAGTGCTTGCCCGCAGGCTGATCCGGGACCATATGCGTGTGCGCGAGGCCCGGCTCGTCCGGCTCAACCCGAACGTGACCTTCAAGACCCGGGGGAACGCGGCGATAATGCTCGACGTTGACGGCGATCCGGACCGGGCGTTTGTCCTTGCGTGCGATCTCGTGGAGGAGCTTGCAGACCAGTCCTGCGAGAACACAAACCCGGGAGTTGTTGTTGTGACGCAAAAATGCGATCCGGCCTTTTACCGGAAAGCGGTCACGGACTTCTGCTCGATTGAGGAGGCAGTTGCCCTTCTTGAGCGATCCGGCGCCCGGTACCGGGGCTGGAAGAACCGGCGCGGACTCATCGGGGCAACAGCCGCAGTTGCGAGCGATCTTGCCGACCGGACCTCAGAGATCCTCGTGTACCGGCAGCCGGAGCGCTTTGGCACGCCCCGCGAGGTTGACCGGGCAAGCCTGTTTGCTGCGGAAGAGGCCACCTTTCCGCATACCTGGGACACGGTGGATGTGACAAACGATGTGGTGGTCTGTGTCCCGCACACACCCGACCCGGTCCTTTTTGGGATCCGGGGCGAAAGCCCGCAGTGGGTGATGACAGCCCGGCAGATGATCATCTCAGAGAAGCCGGCACTTGAACAGATCTGGGTCACCAACCAGGGAACCGATGCACACTTGCTCAAAGCTGCAATCGGGGAGCTGCGGGAAGGACTTTCGTACCGCATCAATGGGATCGTGAGTGATACACCGAAGACAGGCACCGGGGGGCATGTCTCATTCACTATCCGCGATGGCGATCACTCCGTGCGGTGCATGGCGTATGAACCGACAAAAAATTTCCGGCAGATCGTGCGGCAGCTGATACCGGGCGACGCCGTCATCGCTTGCGGGAGTTTCAAAAAGGAGAGCATCAACCTGGAGAAGCTCCTTTTGGTCTCGCCTGCCAGAGCCAAAACCATCAGACCCCCCCTCTGCACAGCCTGCAACAAACGGATGACAAGCGATGGAAAAGGCAAAGGCTACAAGTGCAAACGGTGCAGCGCCCGGGCGGCGGAACCGGAGATTGTGGAAATTTCCCGTACGCTGAAGGCCGGCTGGTACGAAGTGCCACCAACGGCCCGAAGGCACCTGGCAAAACCCCTGTGCCGGGGTATGCCGGAATAA
- the thsA gene encoding thermosome subunit alpha encodes MSQQLGGQQILILKEGSTRTRGRDAQGMNITAAKAVASAVRTTLGPKGMDKMLVDTIGDVVITNDGVTILKEMDIEHPAAKMMVEVAKTQDDEVGDGTTTAVVIAGELLKKAEDLLEQDVHPTIIAAGYRQAAEKAQALLKDLAFDVKATDKALLVNIAGTAMTGKGAEASKDKLCDLVVRAVTMVTDNDGKVDIENIKVEKKTGGSIEDSEIVEGVLIDKERVHPSMPKKVTGAKILLLNAAVEFKKTEVDAEINITSPDQLQAFLDEEERMVKGIVDKIVKSGANVLFCQKGIDDIAQHYLAKAGIFATRRVKKSDMEKLARATGATLVSSIDAISKEELGKAGLVEERKVGGEEMTFVEQCKNPKAVSIIVKGGTDHVVDELERAIHDALRVVGVVVEDKKVVAGGGAIETELSLRLREYAATVGGRAQLAIEAFASALEVIPRTLAENAGLDPIDMLVEIRAAHEKGKKTHGLNVFEGKAVDMKAAGVVEPLRVKTQAISSAAEAAVMILRIDDVIASSKSPMPEGGMPPGGMGGMGGMGGMPPGMGDF; translated from the coding sequence ATGTCACAGCAACTTGGAGGACAGCAGATACTTATTCTCAAAGAAGGCAGCACCCGTACCCGCGGCCGCGACGCCCAGGGTATGAACATAACCGCCGCAAAGGCAGTTGCAAGTGCAGTCAGGACCACGCTCGGTCCCAAGGGTATGGACAAGATGCTCGTCGACACAATCGGCGATGTCGTGATCACGAACGACGGTGTCACCATCTTAAAGGAAATGGACATCGAGCACCCGGCCGCAAAGATGATGGTCGAGGTTGCAAAGACCCAGGACGATGAAGTCGGCGATGGTACCACCACCGCAGTCGTCATTGCCGGAGAACTCCTCAAGAAGGCAGAAGACCTTCTCGAACAGGATGTCCACCCGACGATCATCGCAGCCGGCTACCGCCAGGCTGCAGAGAAGGCACAGGCACTCTTGAAGGACCTGGCCTTTGACGTGAAGGCGACCGACAAGGCACTTCTCGTGAACATTGCAGGAACCGCAATGACCGGCAAGGGTGCAGAAGCATCCAAGGACAAGCTCTGCGACCTCGTTGTCCGGGCTGTCACCATGGTCACCGACAACGACGGCAAGGTCGATATCGAGAACATCAAGGTCGAGAAGAAGACCGGTGGCTCGATCGAGGACTCCGAGATTGTAGAAGGCGTACTCATCGACAAGGAACGCGTCCACCCCTCGATGCCCAAGAAGGTCACCGGCGCCAAGATCCTGCTCCTGAACGCAGCAGTCGAGTTCAAGAAGACCGAAGTCGACGCCGAGATCAACATCACCTCCCCCGACCAGCTCCAGGCATTCCTCGATGAAGAGGAGCGCATGGTCAAGGGTATCGTTGACAAGATCGTCAAGAGCGGTGCAAACGTCCTCTTCTGCCAGAAGGGTATCGACGACATTGCCCAGCACTACCTTGCAAAGGCAGGCATCTTTGCAACCCGCCGTGTCAAGAAGAGCGACATGGAGAAACTCGCCCGGGCAACCGGTGCAACCCTCGTCTCCTCGATCGACGCGATCAGCAAGGAAGAGCTCGGAAAGGCAGGCCTTGTCGAAGAGCGCAAGGTCGGCGGCGAAGAGATGACCTTTGTCGAGCAGTGCAAGAACCCCAAAGCGGTCTCCATCATCGTCAAGGGTGGCACTGACCACGTTGTCGACGAACTCGAGCGGGCAATCCACGACGCACTCCGCGTTGTCGGTGTCGTTGTCGAGGACAAGAAAGTCGTCGCCGGTGGCGGTGCAATCGAGACCGAGCTCTCGCTCCGTCTCCGCGAATATGCAGCAACCGTCGGTGGCCGGGCCCAGCTCGCTATCGAGGCTTTCGCATCAGCACTCGAAGTCATTCCGCGCACCCTTGCCGAGAATGCAGGTCTCGACCCCATCGACATGCTTGTCGAGATCCGTGCAGCCCACGAGAAGGGCAAGAAGACCCACGGCCTCAATGTGTTCGAAGGTAAAGCTGTTGACATGAAGGCGGCCGGCGTTGTCGAGCCCCTCCGCGTCAAGACCCAGGCCATCTCCTCTGCTGCAGAAGCAGCGGTCATGATCCTCAGGATTGACGATGTCATCGCCTCCTCCAAGAGCCCGATGCCCGAAGGCGGTATGCCTCCGGGTGGCATGGGCGGTATGGGTGGAATGGGCGGCATGCCTCCGGGCATGGGCGACTTCTAA
- a CDS encoding 2-oxoacid:acceptor oxidoreductase family protein has translation MFEIRIHSRGGQGGVTAARLLALAAIHDGKYATACPFYGAERRGAPIVSFVRIDDKPIKIYSQIKKPDMVIVLDASVMDVVDVLQGLKKGGNVLINSAHAREFAGFRSGHVDLTGIALKETLVVAGSPILNTPVLGALAKMGIVSAESAKTAIREMFSDERNVKAAEAAYKEMSI, from the coding sequence ATGTTTGAGATCCGCATCCACTCCCGGGGCGGGCAGGGGGGCGTTACCGCTGCCCGGCTTCTCGCCCTTGCTGCAATTCATGACGGCAAGTATGCTACCGCGTGCCCGTTTTACGGGGCAGAGCGCCGGGGTGCCCCGATAGTCTCGTTTGTCCGGATCGATGACAAACCGATCAAGATCTACAGCCAGATCAAGAAGCCGGATATGGTCATTGTCCTGGACGCAAGCGTCATGGACGTGGTCGATGTCCTCCAGGGACTGAAAAAAGGCGGAAACGTTCTCATCAACAGCGCCCATGCCCGGGAGTTTGCCGGGTTCAGATCCGGCCATGTCGATCTCACGGGCATCGCCCTCAAGGAGACCCTTGTTGTTGCGGGAAGCCCGATCCTGAACACGCCGGTCCTCGGAGCCCTTGCAAAGATGGGGATCGTCTCGGCAGAGTCGGCAAAGACCGCGATCCGCGAGATGTTTTCCGATGAGCGCAATGTCAAGGCAGCAGAGGCTGCATACAAGGAGATGAGCATATGA
- a CDS encoding transketolase C-terminal domain-containing protein, whose protein sequence is MKKIATGNKAVAEAVKQVMPGVVAAYPITPQTEIVEQIAEFVSGGELKSRYIAVESEHSAMAACIGASITGTRTFTATSSHGLLYMHEMTNWAVGARLPIVMANVNRSLGPGWNIWAEHTDALQERDTGWLQVYVSSVQEAYDATLMAFRIAEHSDVLLPVMVNLDGFVLSHIMQPLETVDLKDFIPPTNLPHAIDVKNPAGYGGLTGPDQQFRFRWDIERSIRDSVNVIEATEKEFAKRFGRKYGFTEDYCCDDAEVIIVAMGTLGKEAEVAVDLLRKEGIKAGSMRLRWFRPFPKLDLKGKQVVVIDRDYSFGRGGILATEIMAQTKEEVFSVIAGLGGQEVTYDDIAGFVRSRRIGEEFWFGVNNHV, encoded by the coding sequence ATGAAGAAGATCGCAACCGGGAACAAGGCCGTGGCAGAGGCGGTAAAACAGGTTATGCCCGGCGTTGTTGCTGCCTACCCGATCACGCCCCAGACCGAGATCGTGGAGCAGATCGCAGAGTTCGTCTCCGGCGGGGAACTGAAAAGCAGGTATATCGCAGTCGAGAGCGAGCATTCGGCAATGGCCGCCTGTATCGGGGCGAGTATTACCGGAACCCGCACGTTCACGGCAACGAGCTCGCACGGGCTTCTGTACATGCACGAGATGACCAACTGGGCGGTGGGTGCCCGGCTTCCCATTGTGATGGCAAATGTGAACCGCTCCCTCGGGCCCGGCTGGAACATCTGGGCAGAGCACACCGATGCCCTGCAGGAGCGCGACACCGGCTGGCTCCAGGTCTATGTCAGCTCTGTCCAGGAAGCCTACGATGCAACCCTCATGGCATTCCGCATCGCCGAACACAGCGATGTGCTCCTGCCGGTAATGGTGAACCTGGACGGGTTTGTCCTCTCCCACATCATGCAGCCCCTTGAGACCGTGGATCTGAAAGACTTCATCCCCCCAACCAACCTCCCCCATGCGATCGATGTCAAAAATCCCGCGGGGTACGGCGGGCTGACCGGTCCCGATCAGCAGTTCCGGTTCCGCTGGGATATCGAGCGCTCGATCCGGGACTCGGTAAACGTTATCGAGGCAACCGAGAAGGAATTCGCAAAAAGGTTTGGCAGGAAATACGGGTTCACCGAGGATTACTGCTGCGATGATGCCGAGGTTATCATTGTCGCGATGGGGACGCTCGGGAAGGAAGCCGAAGTTGCAGTCGATCTCCTCCGCAAAGAGGGGATCAAAGCAGGTTCGATGCGCCTGCGCTGGTTCCGGCCGTTCCCAAAACTCGATCTCAAAGGGAAGCAGGTCGTTGTCATCGATCGCGACTACTCGTTTGGCAGGGGTGGAATCCTCGCAACCGAGATCATGGCCCAGACAAAGGAAGAAGTCTTCAGCGTCATCGCCGGTCTCGGCGGGCAGGAAGTCACGTACGACGACATCGCCGGTTTCGTGCGGAGCCGTCGCATCGGGGAAGAGTTCTGGTTCGGGGTGAACAACCATGTTTGA
- a CDS encoding cation:proton antiporter, translated as MEGFIIALFVCLVLALISKHLSIPAIPFYILAGIILGKAGLGIVQSDEISHFFSEMGLLFLLFFMGLELKMDRIIADPSKILISGLIGLVVDMGIGFTAAYFLGFSLIEAFIIGTAFYITSTAIVMTSLIENRKLMCKEAETIIWIEVFEDLVLIVIIALLSSGNKDLFFFFIKVVLALGVMYAIAHYGKEFLVSILDRDDETPILFTFAAVLTTASMALFVGIPETMMVIALGAALATTDPEAFEQHARPFKDVFLVMFFVFFGVTIDFASGVNMFTVAILCGLAVVSKFISGMIIGLVIHGSAMSGLEIWANTISRGEFSIALAVLYGSPVVGTVIAALVIVTTLIGAFTSKFSTRMREGLVRRSRKKALMHRPHTSR; from the coding sequence ATGGAAGGCTTCATAATTGCGCTCTTCGTATGTCTGGTGCTCGCCCTTATCTCAAAACACCTTTCTATACCTGCAATCCCCTTCTACATCCTTGCCGGTATAATCCTCGGAAAGGCCGGTCTTGGCATTGTCCAGTCGGATGAGATCAGCCATTTCTTCTCCGAGATGGGACTGCTGTTCCTGCTGTTCTTCATGGGCCTTGAGCTCAAGATGGACCGGATAATTGCCGATCCCTCAAAAATTCTTATCAGCGGACTCATAGGCCTCGTCGTGGATATGGGAATCGGGTTCACCGCAGCGTACTTTTTGGGATTCTCGCTGATAGAAGCGTTTATCATCGGCACCGCATTCTACATTACCAGCACCGCGATTGTCATGACATCGCTCATCGAAAATCGCAAACTGATGTGCAAGGAAGCTGAAACGATCATCTGGATCGAGGTCTTCGAAGATCTGGTTCTCATTGTTATCATCGCGCTGTTATCCTCAGGAAACAAGGACCTGTTCTTCTTCTTCATCAAAGTAGTGCTGGCACTGGGTGTCATGTACGCTATCGCCCATTATGGCAAGGAGTTCCTTGTTTCCATCCTTGACCGCGATGATGAAACCCCGATACTTTTCACGTTCGCAGCTGTACTCACGACGGCATCGATGGCCCTTTTTGTTGGTATTCCGGAAACGATGATGGTGATCGCCCTGGGAGCCGCCCTTGCAACAACCGATCCTGAAGCATTCGAGCAGCATGCCCGGCCGTTCAAGGATGTCTTCCTGGTCATGTTCTTTGTTTTCTTCGGTGTTACCATCGATTTTGCAAGCGGTGTGAACATGTTCACGGTTGCTATCCTGTGCGGTCTTGCGGTTGTCAGCAAATTTATATCCGGTATGATCATCGGGCTTGTCATTCACGGTTCGGCCATGTCCGGGCTCGAGATCTGGGCAAATACCATCAGCAGGGGTGAATTTTCCATTGCCCTTGCCGTCCTGTACGGATCACCGGTTGTGGGCACGGTTATCGCTGCGCTGGTTATTGTAACGACACTTATTGGTGCCTTCACGTCGAAATTCAGTACCCGGATGAGAGAGGGGCTTGTCAGGAGGAGCCGGAAAAAAGCTCTGATGCACCGGCCCCATACGAGCAGGTAG
- a CDS encoding 4Fe-4S binding protein, with protein sequence MSSTERERLAISRPTEGAAGKTGTWRVFRPVVDKEKCNACGLCQTYCPDGTIDEDLNIDLAFCKGCGICANECPKKAITMIREEK encoded by the coding sequence ATGAGCAGCACAGAGCGGGAACGACTGGCGATCAGCCGGCCGACAGAAGGCGCCGCAGGAAAGACCGGAACCTGGCGGGTATTCCGGCCTGTCGTGGACAAGGAAAAATGCAATGCCTGCGGGCTCTGCCAGACCTACTGCCCCGATGGGACAATCGACGAGGATCTCAACATCGATCTGGCATTCTGCAAAGGCTGCGGCATCTGTGCCAATGAATGCCCGAAAAAAGCAATAACGATGATCCGCGAAGAGAAATAA
- a CDS encoding Mov34/MPN/PAD-1 family protein → MKIRGIRQELLSLLLEMGRESHPNEFVGVLRERDGILDEINLLPGTIGREDSAFLMYDMMPLDTHVAGSAHSHPNGVLRPSLADVNFFPRTGRYHLIIGFPYEKDNWRCFTADGEPCSLDVIA, encoded by the coding sequence GGCAGGAACTCCTTTCACTTCTTCTGGAGATGGGGCGGGAGAGCCACCCGAACGAGTTCGTCGGGGTGCTCCGGGAACGGGACGGGATCCTGGATGAGATCAACCTGCTCCCCGGCACCATCGGCCGCGAGGATTCTGCATTCCTGATGTACGATATGATGCCGCTCGATACCCATGTTGCCGGGAGCGCCCACAGCCATCCCAACGGTGTGCTCCGCCCGTCCCTCGCGGATGTGAATTTTTTCCCCCGGACCGGCCGGTACCACCTGATCATCGGTTTCCCCTATGAGAAGGACAACTGGCGGTGTTTTACTGCCGATGGCGAACCCTGCAGCCTGGACGTGATCGCATGA
- a CDS encoding adenylyltransferase/cytidyltransferase family protein codes for MTARRIVATGTFDILHPGHLYYLEESKKLGDELFVIVARDANVKHKPHPIIPEEHRLRMVAALKPVDHAILGDKTDMFRPIEEISPEIITIGFNQMFNETNLEEQLRARNLAPRVVRIGKFADGDLCSSRRVVQRILDKRCEVRESK; via the coding sequence ATGACGGCACGCCGCATTGTTGCAACCGGCACCTTCGATATTCTCCACCCCGGACACCTCTACTACCTGGAAGAATCGAAAAAACTCGGCGACGAGCTTTTCGTGATTGTTGCCCGGGATGCCAACGTGAAGCACAAGCCGCACCCGATCATCCCCGAGGAGCACCGGCTCCGGATGGTGGCAGCGTTAAAACCGGTCGACCATGCGATCCTGGGGGACAAAACCGACATGTTCCGGCCGATCGAGGAGATCAGTCCCGAGATCATCACCATCGGGTTCAACCAGATGTTCAACGAGACAAACCTGGAAGAGCAGCTCAGGGCCCGCAATCTTGCCCCCCGGGTTGTCCGCATCGGGAAATTTGCAGACGGGGACCTCTGCAGTTCCCGACGGGTCGTCCAGCGTATCCTTGACAAGCGGTGCGAGGTCAGGGAGAGCAAATAA
- a CDS encoding transcriptional regulator, whose translation MSQDRQLQLVTSVMITAGFDVSERFSLRPRSFDLIARNNGTLLVIKVVAHIDSVSEEVAFDLEVISRHLGGVPLIVGERARDAELERGAVYVRYGIYAISPSTLYDYFVEKIPPLVYASPGGLYVNINGDELKDLREKRNMSLGDLGNVLGVSRRTISKYESGMGTTLEVAIRIEEFFDTGVVESIDLIRHEPPKAMEPNSAASAGLRSPMEFLEQIGVRMHELHGAPFQALLTFDKHTILTGYGPAQKVVKRAALIGNLSQIAKKHAICIITDSTKEKKIGKTLVISEQRLRRIEDGFELIDLIGD comes from the coding sequence ATGTCCCAGGATCGCCAGCTCCAGCTGGTCACGAGTGTTATGATCACGGCCGGGTTCGATGTCTCCGAGCGGTTCAGCCTCCGCCCCCGGAGTTTCGACCTCATTGCCCGGAACAACGGCACGCTGCTCGTGATCAAGGTGGTTGCCCACATCGACTCCGTGAGTGAAGAGGTAGCTTTCGATCTGGAGGTCATATCCCGGCACCTGGGCGGGGTTCCGTTGATCGTGGGCGAGCGGGCCCGGGACGCTGAGCTTGAACGGGGGGCAGTGTATGTCCGTTATGGTATCTACGCGATCAGCCCGTCGACTCTTTACGATTATTTCGTTGAGAAGATTCCCCCCCTGGTGTACGCATCTCCCGGAGGCCTGTATGTCAACATCAATGGCGACGAACTCAAGGATCTCCGCGAGAAGCGGAATATGTCGCTTGGCGATCTTGGGAATGTACTCGGCGTCTCGCGCCGGACGATCAGCAAGTACGAGAGCGGCATGGGAACAACCCTTGAAGTCGCCATCCGGATCGAGGAGTTCTTCGATACCGGCGTGGTCGAATCCATCGACCTGATCCGGCATGAGCCGCCAAAAGCAATGGAACCGAACAGTGCTGCCAGTGCCGGGCTCAGAAGCCCCATGGAGTTCCTGGAACAGATCGGGGTGCGTATGCACGAGCTTCACGGGGCACCGTTCCAGGCGCTCCTCACGTTTGACAAACACACCATCCTGACCGGCTATGGGCCGGCCCAGAAAGTGGTCAAACGCGCAGCTCTCATCGGGAACCTCTCCCAGATTGCCAAAAAGCACGCGATATGCATCATCACCGACTCAACCAAAGAGAAGAAGATCGGAAAGACGCTCGTGATAAGCGAACAGCGTCTCCGCCGCATCGAAGACGGGTTCGAACTCATCGACCTTATCGGCGACTGA
- a CDS encoding TrkA C-terminal domain-containing protein, whose translation MALRSLNLPGIGTKYEFETDKGDTVAIFFTKTGVIQMYTLQKGCRTPSAAEMTPVEARRLGNILTGAIIEADQESVEIAFSALADLRVTIHTFYIPKTIAGRTIEDLQIRAKTGATVIAVCRQDKNIINPPPSFVFEVGDAALLIGESDQIRQFEREIMVD comes from the coding sequence ATGGCTCTGCGCTCCCTCAATCTTCCTGGTATTGGAACAAAATACGAATTCGAGACCGATAAGGGCGATACGGTTGCGATCTTCTTTACCAAGACCGGTGTTATCCAGATGTACACCCTCCAGAAAGGCTGCCGCACGCCGAGTGCTGCGGAGATGACCCCGGTTGAGGCACGGAGGCTGGGAAATATCCTGACCGGGGCAATCATTGAGGCGGACCAGGAGAGCGTGGAGATAGCCTTCTCGGCACTTGCCGACCTGCGGGTCACGATACATACCTTTTACATTCCCAAAACCATTGCCGGCAGGACAATAGAGGATCTCCAGATCCGGGCCAAGACCGGGGCAACCGTGATCGCGGTCTGCCGCCAGGACAAGAACATCATCAATCCGCCTCCATCATTTGTTTTTGAGGTCGGGGATGCGGCGCTGCTCATCGGGGAGAGCGACCAGATCAGGCAATTCGAGCGCGAAATTATGGTGGATTAA
- a CDS encoding thiamine pyrophosphate-dependent enzyme, whose protein sequence is MAEIPKEEYILKCTSACAGCSDSLALRYVLKAAGPDTVLVVPACCTSVIQGIYPNTAFNVPVYNIAFGAAAACASGMSNAFRAAGKPTNVIVYAGDGGTLDIGIQAMSGAFERGTDFLYICYDNEAYGNTGMQRSSGTPLGAKTTTTPTGKTDAKKDIDAIIAAHNPPYQATACAAYPQDLFKKVQKALTFRGPTFIHILAPCPPGWRYSTEKSVEMGKLAVKSGTWVLYEREYGKLTISPQSKAAMRKPLPLEDYLSPQGRFKGIDAKTVEILRQRLQKNLEKLAKEEAEP, encoded by the coding sequence ATCGCCGAAATTCCCAAAGAAGAATACATCCTGAAATGTACTTCGGCCTGTGCCGGGTGCAGCGACTCCCTCGCTCTCCGGTACGTGCTGAAGGCTGCCGGGCCCGATACGGTCCTTGTCGTTCCCGCGTGCTGTACCAGCGTTATCCAGGGCATCTACCCGAACACCGCATTCAATGTGCCGGTGTATAACATCGCCTTCGGTGCAGCGGCAGCCTGTGCTTCGGGCATGAGCAATGCCTTCCGCGCTGCCGGAAAACCAACGAACGTGATCGTGTATGCAGGGGATGGCGGGACGCTCGATATCGGGATCCAGGCCATGTCCGGGGCATTCGAGCGGGGCACGGATTTCCTCTATATCTGTTACGACAACGAGGCATACGGCAACACCGGCATGCAGCGGTCCAGCGGGACGCCGCTTGGCGCGAAGACCACGACAACCCCGACAGGGAAGACCGATGCCAAGAAAGACATCGATGCCATCATCGCCGCCCACAACCCCCCGTACCAGGCAACGGCCTGCGCAGCCTACCCGCAGGATCTCTTCAAGAAAGTCCAGAAGGCTCTGACATTCCGGGGGCCGACCTTCATCCACATCCTCGCGCCCTGCCCTCCGGGCTGGCGCTACTCAACAGAGAAGAGCGTGGAGATGGGCAAACTTGCCGTCAAGTCCGGGACATGGGTGCTTTACGAACGGGAATACGGAAAACTCACGATCAGTCCGCAGTCAAAAGCAGCAATGAGAAAGCCCCTGCCGCTCGAGGATTATCTCTCCCCGCAGGGCCGGTTCAAGGGAATTGACGCAAAGACCGTGGAGATACTCCGGCAGCGCCTGCAGAAAAACCTTGAAAAACTTGCAAAAGAGGAGGCGGAGCCATGA